The DNA region TGGGCCGCATATTTGGATTGAGGATTCTAATGGTATAAAAATAGAAGTCGAGGATGTAATTGAATGGACAAGACAGAAGCTGAAGGAAGGGAAAATTTTTGCTATCAAGGGACTGGGTGGATTTAATCTAGTTTGTGATGCAACAAATGAGGATGCAGTGAAACTACTGAGGATTAGAAAAAACAGACCTCATAAACCCTTTGCAGTTATGTTAGGAAATATAGAAACTGTAAAAAAGTATTGTGATGTAGCTATGGAAGAAGAAAAGATATTGACAGGATGTATAAAGCCTATAGTAATACTAGATCAAGCTAATGGATATGATTTACCCAAATGTATAGCTCCCCATCAGAAAACATTAGGAGTTATGCTTCCATATACACCTTTACATCATTTACTATTTGGGAATGGCATAGATGCTTTAATCATGACCAGTGCAAATGGTAATGGATTGCCTTTGGAATATAAAAATGAAAGTGCAGTTGAAAAATTAGGGCATATTGCAGACTATTTTTTACAACACAATAGAGATATTAATGCAGCTATAGATGATTCAGTGGTAAAGGTAATAGGTAATGAGATACATATGATAAGAAGGGCGAGAGGATATGTACCGGAGCCCATAAAAAAAAATAATATAAAAGAAATTCTGGCATGTGGATCAAATATGAAAAATACATTTTGCATAGCAAATGAGAATTTTATATTTTTGAGTCAACATAATGGGAATTTGGAGAATGTAGAAACAATTGAACATTATAAAAATAACATTGAGCATTTTAAGAATATATTTAATTTTACTCCAAGGTATATAGCTTGTGACATGCATCCAAACTACATATCAAGTGAATATGCATATAGATCGTCGCTTCCTAGAATTGAAGTTCAACATCATCACGCACATATAGTAAGCTGTTTAGCAGAAAACAATATAGATAGAAAAGTTATTGGAATTGCCTATGATGGAACAGGCTACGGTGTTGATGGAAGAATATGGGGAGGAGAGTTTCTGCTCTGCGATAATAAGGAATTTACTAGGCTGGGACATTTGAATTATGTAAAGATGCCTGGTGGTGAAATGGCTGTGAAGGAACCATGGAGAATGGCGGTTTCTTATATTTATAACATGTTTAAGTCTGGTAAATATAATGAATATAACACTAATAAACAGTTAAGAGAAATATTGATTAAGCTATATGGAAATAAGGCAATCAATCTTATAGCTGTAATTGAAGCAGATATTAACTGCCCTGAAACATCAAGTATGGGACGTTTTTTTGATGCTGCTGCAAGTATAATTGGGCTTAGGGATAGTGCTACATATGAAGGACAGGCAGCTATAGAACTTGAAGCTGTTGCTTCTCAAAAGAGTTTAAATTTCTATGACTATGATGTAGTCCAAGAGAATGGTTATATTGTGAAGACAGAAAAGATTATTATGGGTATTATAAAAGATAAACTGATAGATGAACAAGATAATGTTATTTCAGATAAATTTCATAACACAATAATCAAGTTTTCAATAGATATATGCAAACTAATTAGAAAAGATACAGATGTTAACGAAGTAGCATTAAGTGGTGGAGTATTTCAGAATTCTTATTTACTAGAAAATTTAAAAGATGAATTAAAAAATGAAGGGTTTATTGTTTATACAAATAAATTAATACCTGCAAATGATGGTGGAGTGGCTTTAGGACAAATTGTTATAGCAAATAAAGTTTTAAGTGATAAATAATTAATACTTGAAGTTGCAATATTTTATCCGATGACTAGTCGCTGTAATACTCCACCTTCTAAAGGTGTAGATAACAGCGACACGTCCATGGATAATTCATCTAAACTTGGTGGGAATACAAACTCCCACCAAGTAAGATTCATTGATTTTTTATTTTATATAGGGTTATACAATTCAAATAATTTAAGCTAAAGAAGCAAATAAAATTTTGGAATAATAAAGGGGGTATAAGTGAATGAAATATGTTGATGAATTTAGAAATGGAGATTATTCTAAAAGCCTGGTAAAACTAATACAAAATATTACTGATAAAAAATAAATATAATGGAGGTATGTGGTACCCATACTATGGCTATATTTAGATATGGCATTAGAGATATACTTCCAAGCAACATAAATCTTATTTCTGGACCAGGATGTCCAGTTTGTGTTACTCCACAAAGTTATATTGATACTGCTTTAGAACTGACATCAAATAAGGATGTTATTATTGCAACTTTTGGAGATATGATAAGAGTACCTGGAAAGAAAGCTTCTTTAATGAAAAGAAAAGCAGAGGGCGCTGATATCAGGATTGTATATTCGCCAATGGATGCATTGACATTGGCACAGAACAATCCATTAAGAAAAATAGTTTTTCTTTCAGTAGGATTCGAAACAACAACACCAATGACGGCTGTAACGGCTATAGAGGCAAGAAAGCAAGGGGTTAAAAATCTATTTTTCCTCACCGCCCATAAGATTGTACCACCAGCTATGAGAGCTCTTGTAGATGATAAGGAACTTAATATCAGTGGTTTTTTACTTCCAGGTCATGTCAGTGCTGTTATAGGTAAAGAACCTTATGAATTTTTAAGCAGTGAATACAGTATACCTGGAGTTATAACTGGCTTTGAACCTTTAGATATACTTAAGGGCTTAAATACACTTATAAACATGATAAATAATAGGGATCATAATATAATAAATGAATACAAAAGGATAGTACGAAATGATGGAAATTCTCAGGCTATAGAATACTTACACAAGGTTTTTGAAGTTAGTGATAGTACGTGGAGGGGAATTGGTACTATTCCAAATAGCGGATATACATTTAATAGAGAATATGAAGAATTTGATGCCATAAAGCATTTTAATATAGATTATAAGGAATATGATGGTAGTCCAGGCTGCAGATGTGGTGACATACTTAAAGGAAAAATAACTCCACTTCAATGTCCATTATTTAAAAAGGCGTGTACACCAGAAAATCCTGTAGGATCCTGTATGGTATCTTCAGAAGGCACTTGTGCAGCTTATTATAGGTATAATAGTTAACTTATATTTTTTAAAGAGCAGATGAAAACTTGCATTGCAGTTAGTTGCACCACAGTAAATCATTTTGCTATAAGTGCTGCTAAATCATTGTATCTAACTAGCACATTTAGTATAGAAGAATGTATTCAATAGATAGCTTGCAGTTTATTGTAAAATATGTGGCTTATCAAGCTAAGAAATTGATGTAATTTATTATCACAAATTAATGATAGGGAGGAGTTTAAAATGAAGGTCCCATTAAAAAAATATCCTAAATGGCTTCCTTATGGTACTATTGCATATTATAGGGTGGACACCGAGATACGTGGTGCGTCCCGACAGGGCACATATTCTAGCAGGTGGGAATCCTGTCAAAGTAATATTTAGCAAATAGCTTTGTATCGAGTCTTGGAGATATTGCGGTAACGTAACATTTTAAGCGTAGACTGAAAAGGGCACAAAACTTATGGATGAGCTTTGTCCAAAGCATTTCGCTTTATTAAGCAGACTACTGGGATCTTTGGAATGTGAAAGCTTAAAATCTTTTACAGACAATTTAAAACATATAAGAATTGGAATCAAAGAATAATTTTTTTATTGTCTCACTAAAAAATATAAATATAAGACTATGTCAATGCTCAGTGGAAACAAGGTGAAATTACCGCAGTAAAAGCTATGGAACTTGTTTCCATGAAAAGTAATACCTTTTATAGAAGAGTTAAGGATTATGAATCAAATTAATAATTAACAAAGCCAGCAACTTGATGATGTTAAAAAAACCATCAAATTGCTGATTTTTACACTTATCTCGGTATCCACCCAAGTATAAAATAAATTCCACTCTAATCTTTAAAATATAATATAGTGGAATTTATTTTATATTTCACTATATTATATTCTATTTACTTTTCAGTACGTGACACCAATGATGGTATTCCCTCTAATATTGTTGCTATTTTCTTTTCAACTATTTCATATAGATTCTCCGCTTTACTTCTTAATTTCAAGTTATAAATGTAACTTGTTGCATAAACAATTATATATGCTCCTATAATATCCATAGGATAGTGGTGCCCAACATACACTCTTGAAAAGCTTACAATTATTGATAGTATTGTCATTATCATTCCAAGTATTCTATTGTATTTTCCTAAACCTAAAGCTATACTCATTGTTCCCGTAGCATGGTTACTTGGAAAGGATGAAGCTGTATCGTGAGGCAATAATAAATTCACCTTATTATGAACAAAAGGTCTGTCTACATGAAATATACTTCTAATGATTAAATTTAGTATTAAATTTATAACTGTTATAACAATAGTACTAAAAGCAATTTTTCTATATTCGCATTTTTTTTGTTTAATTCCTAAAATAAACACTATTACAATAGCTGCCATAAATATATAAGGTACATATTTGGAAAAGAAAATCATTGTCTTATCTAAAATTATGTTTTTATTTGCTAAATTATTTATTAGTCTAAAAAGTTCCATATTCATTTTAACTACTCCTTCAATAATATATTTAAATAAAAAATAGCAACCTTTGCCACATAGTCTTCCTATAAAATTATAAAGATTAATTTATAGCATAATATTCCAATTATAGGTCACATAATTAGACACGATAAGTTTATAGTCTTCAAATAATAAGATCTCATTATATTTTATATCATAGATATTTAAGATTAAAATTACATTAAAAAGCTCTTAGATTTGTCTTAAATCATATATAAGATGTGATTATGTGGTAATTATAATTACTAGAATAAAAAATACGAATTCAACGCAATAGATGGGTGTGGAATTGAAATGAACTACATGGGGTACGGCAACATAGCCATCTCATTTCAATTCGTGTTACAAGAATAATTAAATACTCTATTTATAAATTTTATGATAGATAATATATGAATAAATTATAGGTATAACTCTAATTAATAATATAATAATTATTGGAACTATATAATTTAAATCTATCTTTGTAGGACTTAGTATTATATGGGGCTTGTGTAGTAATGGAACAGAAAACAGCTATAAGCGTGTAAATATTTTACAGTTATAGCCGTTTTCAATTTAACCTTCTATTCTGGAGACTTCTTAATCTCTTACACTAATTGATTTAATACATTATTCTCGTTTCTTAGCTTGATGGCTATGTTGCCGTACCCCAAGTTGACGACATTGTCCATGTAGCCATAATCTATGTTAATATCAAACTCCAGATTGGTGTTGAAACAAGCGAAGCAAGGGTAGAAAGTATAACGCATTTTGCAGCAAATGTGGCATCTCCATTATATTTAGAAGCTAATATTCCTGTTGTAGTGCCAGCTGGCATAGCTGTTAATATAACTGCGACTCCTGTTACCAAAGCATCCGTTCTAAATATTATACATCCACTCCATACTAATAGTGGCAATATTACAAGTCTTAATATTGTATAATATAAAAGTTTTTTATTTACCAATGTCTTAAAATCCACATCTGCTAAAATTGTTCCAATGACTATCATGGAAAGTGCCGTACTGCAATTGCTCAAATTCTTAATCGAGGTATCCAAAAATCCAGGTAGATGTACCTGAGTAAACATGAACAACAATCCAATAAAAACTGCCACAATGCAAGGATGTGTAAGCACCCTCTTTATTAATGTCTTTTTGTCGGGTGATTCCGTGAACGTGGCTACACCTTCAGACCACATGACAATACGCTGGGGAATTAAAAAGATAGATGCATAGGCAAGACCCATTGCTCCAAAAACACCTTCTGCAATAGGATTTCCCAAAAAACCAGCATTAGAGCATATTGTTGCATATTGTAACACTTTTCTCTGTTCAGATTCATATTTAACATATAAGATTTTACTCAGAATGAAACACATAATCTGAATGAGTACAGATATAATTAATATGGTTCCAAAACTTATTAAAGTGCTTTTATTGAAAGTAATCATAAATGATTTAATAATATTGCATGGCAATAGAACATAAATCACCAGATTTGTGATGCTTTCTTTCCCCTGCTCTGAAATTATATTCAGTTTCTTAAGAATCAGACCTGTTAGTATCATCAAAAACATTGTTAACTGCAAGTCCACTAATCCTTGTATCGCCATAGTCTACCACCCGCTTTCCGTTACCCATTATAGGATTTTCTTCTTTCATATGAAGAACTAAATCTTTAAAATTTGTCTTTGTATCTGTAATCACTTCCATTTTTTACATCTTCTAAAAAAATAATATTAAATAAATGATAAGCATCCTCTATTGTGACATCATTTATGATTTTTGAAATATTTCTATAAAAAATTTCGATATTTACAATTTCTGTATTTGTAAGATCTCTGAATTTAGATTTTAAATGTGTAGCAATAATTTTAGAACTTGATATTCCAGAAATGGGTGAATCATAAATATTTGTTGTTTTCCCAAAATCCTCTGGGGCAATATATTGATACATAGATTTATCTTTTAGCATGCCATCTTGATGTATTCCTGATTCATGAATAAAAGCATTTTTACCAATAATAGGTTTTAATGGTGATGATGTATAACCTATTACATCTTCTATTAACTTACTAATTTCATAAATATTTTTTAAATCTAAATCAGTTTTAATATTGTATTTTTTGTTTAATATGCATAGAATTTCATCTACGGCTGAATTTCCAGCACGTTCTCCAATTCCTAAAAATGTTGTTTCTACCTGTGTTGCACCGTTTAAAATACCTGCAATAGTATTAGCAGTAGCAAGTCCCATATCATTGTGACAATGTATGCTTATGCCAAAAGAATAATTACAATCATATATTTTTTTTATTAATGCACCATATTCTTCCGGAGTAGAACAGCCAACAGTGTCTGCTATAGTTACATAATCAATATTATAATTATTACATAATTCCAGGACTTTAAATAAGTAAGTTTCATCAGCTCGTGTTGCATCCTCTAGGCAAACATCTACCTTAATATTTAAGTTAGATATGTAATTTAAGGATTGTTGCAATTTTGCTAACATATTTTCTTTTGTAGAATTTAATTTTTTAAGAATATGCAGTGTGGATATAGGAACAAGTAATTTTACAACTAAATTTTTATTTACATTAACTAGCTTACAAGTTAATTCAATATCTTTAGGAATTAACCTGGTTAGAACCACCATTTTTTGTAATTCGCCTAGATGCGTTGATTTTTCACTTATTAATTGGAAATCCTCTTTAGTTGTACACATTCCCACTTCTAAAGAATGAATATTTGTTGTTTTAAGCAAATCAAAGATTTTTAATTGTGTTTTGAGATCTTTACGAAGATTTCTCTGTTGCATACCATCTCTTACAGTATTATCTTGAAATTTAATCATAATGCACCTCCAAATAATTAAAAAATATTATACATTTGTTTGTGTGTTCTTTATTACAAATTTTGATATAAATTCATTAAAATTGGATTAAAACTTTGTTATACTTTTGTTATACTTTTCAGTACATGACACGAATGCTCCCATTACCCCATGTAGTAGGGGTCTCTGTAGTAATGGAACAGAAAATTACAACTTAATCTCATTTATCTCCATTTGACATATGCCCTATCATTTTAGGTTATGAGTTAAGGTACAATTATCATTTTAGCTATAGTTTAAAAAAGTATACTTTTACAAACTATATGAAAATAATCAATTATTAAGTTTACAAAGTATGAAAAAATATATTACAAACGTTTGTAAAAACATATAGACATTTACAGGCAATTAATTATATACTTAAGGTATGAAATAATTGAACGGAGGCATTAAGTATATGAAAAATAAAATATTTGCGTATATTAGGGTTTCAAGTAAAGATCAAAATACAGATAGACAGATGGACGCAATTAATGAGTACTGTAAATCTAATGATATAAATTTAGATGAAAGGGATATATATACGGATAAAGCAAGCGGAAAAAATTTTAATAGAGAGAAATACCAGGCTTTAAAGATTAATTTTAGAGAAGGTGATACATTAATAATTAAAGAACTTGACAGATTGGGTAGAGATATGGTCATGATAAAAGAAGAGTGGCATGAATTAACTAAGTCACATATTAATATTGTTGTTATAGATACACCTATATTAAATACGACAAATAAGACAGATCTTGAGAAGAGTTTAATATCTAATATAGTATTTGAACTGCTTGCATATATGGCACAAAAGGAAAGATTGAAAATAAAGCAAAGACAATCAGAAGGCATTGCAGCGGCAAGAGCAAAAGGTAAACATTTAGGTAGACCGAAAGCAGAATATCCAAGTAATTGGAATGAAGTTATTCCAAAGTGGGAAAATGGAGAAATTACAGCAGTTGAAGCTATGAAATTTTTAAATCTAAAAAAGAATACATTTTATAAATTGACTAAGAAGCTTAGAAATGAAAAAAGAAATAAGGAAATAAAAAAATTGCTATCTTAGAGATTAAGAAATAACCTAACGGAAATTCAAACAAAAGTTATCTCCAAGTAACCAAGCCCGTTGGGCACCCTCATTGAAAGTCTAAGCCCGTCGGGTACCTTCGGTGTAATTCCACGCGGAGTCCCGCGGGAGCTTCCACCTCAGCTAAGACTTTAAATTCGGCTAGGTTTATCGGAGGCCTCTTAAAGCTAAACTTTTGTTTTTATTAAAGTATAGTAATTTTTTTCTAGTGAATATCAACAACATGTTTATAACATAATTATAACTTATATAAGGTTTATCGTGATAATATTAAAAAATGTAATACAAAAATTTTATGGCCATAGCTGTAGCATAAAAATTTTGTATTACATAAAAACCTACCTCCCGCACTTCGCTTGGGGCTACCGCGTTCCACAATGGACACCTTGTCAACTCCGCTATGCTACGCTGACCACTTCCATTGTTCCACTTGGTCTACAGTCTCTTTTTCTTTTAGGATATTTACATATTTAGAGATATAAATGATTAGTTTTAAAAATACTTAATTTATAGCTTGTTCCTGGTTGCACAGATGCTTCATGCTGCTACTGATTAAAACCTTATTATATTCAAATCATAATTTCAGTTCACTATGTGTGTCTAAAGCGTGTAATAATCGTAAGAAAACCTACGGTGCTCCTATCACTAGAAGGGTAAGAGTGTGCTTTCATATAGGTTTATGCGGACATGGTAGATAAATCCAAACTATACAGAGGATTGTATGCACGTGCTGCCATTACTTTTTGCCCCAATTATTCAAGGTTTTTGGTTCAGCACTTCATAATAAAAAAGTTTTACATTTATTCAACTTTAATCAAATAGACAGTTGACAAAAGTTGAATGAAATAGTATAATTATAATTGTAGAAAGGAAATAAAATATCAGGAGGTAAAAAATGAATATTCAAATCGTATCAATTAAAATGGTAAAGGAAAAAGATTTACACTATGAGTATGAAAGTATTTCTAGGGTTCCACAATCAGCAGAGTTGGTTAGAAAGGTTATAGGTGATATGGATAGAGAGGCTTTTGTAGTTATAACATTAGATACTAAAAATCACCCAACTTCAATAAATGTAAACTCTATTGGGAATTTAAATTCTTCTATTGTACATCCTAGAGAAGTATTTAAAACAGCAATATTAGGAAATGCTGCAAGTATATTAGTGGGACATAATCATCCGTCAGGGGATACATCACCAAGTAAAGAAGATATTAATGTCACTAATAGATTAAAGGAAGCAGGAAGAATATTAGGGATAGAAGTATTAGACCATATAATAGTTGGTAGTTTTAATAACTACATAAGTTTAAAGGAAAAAGGGCTTTTATAAGCCTTTTCCTCCAATTTTAAATTTGAATATTCATTATTTTAAATAGATTCTATTTACTGAAAGGGGATAAAGAAAATGAATAAAGATAAGTATTTTGAAGAAGTAAGAGAGTTAGTCAAGATGAATAAGAATATTAATAAAGAGGATTTCGAATTGCTTTTTTTAGTAGTATCAGGAGTTGATGTTGAAGTTAACGCTGATTTTCTGACTGATAAGATAGTAAAAAGTTTAAGTATTCCTTATTCAACAGAAATATTAATTTCATGGGGATTTTTACAAACAGAGGTTGGTAGAGCATTGATAAAAGCAAAATTTAATTTGAGTAATGAAATATATTTTATAAGTGATTTAGTTGAGTTGACAGGTTTTACAAAATCTATGATATCAAAAGAAATAGCAGCTGGGAATATAAATTATGAGAAGAGAGGTGGAAAAATATTTTTCAGGGCAAATGATGTCAAAGAATATTTAGCAAAAAAAGGGATAGATAAGGTTGAAAAAGAAAATACATTAAAATATGAGACTATAAAGGAAAAGTTAATTGGTGGAGATTTTGAAAGAGAAACTGATTATAAATAAATGTAATACATTTTTAATCCAGATATTTTAATTTGCCGGAAAAAATGTATTACAGATTTAAAGGGAGTGTATTTATGATGGATAAGGAGCTTAGAGTAAATTCTACTTCATTAAGATTTAGTAAAAGAGTTGGAGATATAGTAGATAACACTCCAGGGAAAACTTTCGCTGATAAATTTGAATATATCGTTTTAAATTATCAGGAAAAGAAAGATGAAAGAGAAGCGTATTTAAAGGAATTGGATAGAAAAATTAAGATGAAGAAAAAACAATTAGATGAAATTAAAATGTATTTAAATAAATTTTTTAGCATATCTGAAAAGGTTAATATTGTGGAAAAAGCCATTGAAGGTCTAGTTAAAGATTGTAATACAAAATTTTAAAGCCACCTCAAAGATCCTTCTTTCCTGAAGAATTTTTTGTATTACATTCAAAAAAGCGCATAAGTGTATTGTAAAACAAGCATATATAATAGATGGATTAAAAATAAACTTCAATTTATACAAGTGATAAGTAGAAAGGATATCAGGATGTATAAATTAAAGCTTATTATATATGTAATTATATATAAATATATAAAGTCCGTCA from Clostridium pasteurianum BC1 includes:
- the hypF gene encoding carbamoyltransferase HypF, giving the protein MKRLFLKVEGIVQGVGFRPFVYNQALSFKLKGWINNNSQGVHIDIEGEEEKLNNFIEKLKYKHPPLARIENITVEERKTVNYNSFEIRESEINNKKITLIAPDVAICEECIEDIRNPLNKKYMYPFTSCTNCGPRFSIIKSVPYDRDKTTMKKFNMCEECNREYTDPTNRRFHAQPNACKACGPHIWIEDSNGIKIEVEDVIEWTRQKLKEGKIFAIKGLGGFNLVCDATNEDAVKLLRIRKNRPHKPFAVMLGNIETVKKYCDVAMEEEKILTGCIKPIVILDQANGYDLPKCIAPHQKTLGVMLPYTPLHHLLFGNGIDALIMTSANGNGLPLEYKNESAVEKLGHIADYFLQHNRDINAAIDDSVVKVIGNEIHMIRRARGYVPEPIKKNNIKEILACGSNMKNTFCIANENFIFLSQHNGNLENVETIEHYKNNIEHFKNIFNFTPRYIACDMHPNYISSEYAYRSSLPRIEVQHHHAHIVSCLAENNIDRKVIGIAYDGTGYGVDGRIWGGEFLLCDNKEFTRLGHLNYVKMPGGEMAVKEPWRMAVSYIYNMFKSGKYNEYNTNKQLREILIKLYGNKAINLIAVIEADINCPETSSMGRFFDAAASIIGLRDSATYEGQAAIELEAVASQKSLNFYDYDVVQENGYIVKTEKIIMGIIKDKLIDEQDNVISDKFHNTIIKFSIDICKLIRKDTDVNEVALSGGVFQNSYLLENLKDELKNEGFIVYTNKLIPANDGGVALGQIVIANKVLSDK
- a CDS encoding LeuA family protein, producing MIKFQDNTVRDGMQQRNLRKDLKTQLKIFDLLKTTNIHSLEVGMCTTKEDFQLISEKSTHLGELQKMVVLTRLIPKDIELTCKLVNVNKNLVVKLLVPISTLHILKKLNSTKENMLAKLQQSLNYISNLNIKVDVCLEDATRADETYLFKVLELCNNYNIDYVTIADTVGCSTPEEYGALIKKIYDCNYSFGISIHCHNDMGLATANTIAGILNGATQVETTFLGIGERAGNSAVDEILCILNKKYNIKTDLDLKNIYEISKLIEDVIGYTSSPLKPIIGKNAFIHESGIHQDGMLKDKSMYQYIAPEDFGKTTNIYDSPISGISSSKIIATHLKSKFRDLTNTEIVNIEIFYRNISKIINDVTIEDAYHLFNIIFLEDVKNGSDYRYKDKF
- a CDS encoding AEC family transporter; translated protein: MAIQGLVDLQLTMFLMILTGLILKKLNIISEQGKESITNLVIYVLLPCNIIKSFMITFNKSTLISFGTILIISVLIQIMCFILSKILYVKYESEQRKVLQYATICSNAGFLGNPIAEGVFGAMGLAYASIFLIPQRIVMWSEGVATFTESPDKKTLIKRVLTHPCIVAVFIGLLFMFTQVHLPGFLDTSIKNLSNCSTALSMIVIGTILADVDFKTLVNKKLLYYTILRLVILPLLVWSGCIIFRTDALVTGVAVILTAMPAGTTTGILASKYNGDATFAAKCVILSTLASLVSTPIWSLILT
- a CDS encoding JAB domain-containing protein → MNIQIVSIKMVKEKDLHYEYESISRVPQSAELVRKVIGDMDREAFVVITLDTKNHPTSINVNSIGNLNSSIVHPREVFKTAILGNAASILVGHNHPSGDTSPSKEDINVTNRLKEAGRILGIEVLDHIIVGSFNNYISLKEKGLL
- a CDS encoding undecaprenyl-diphosphatase — translated: MNMELFRLINNLANKNIILDKTMIFFSKYVPYIFMAAIVIVFILGIKQKKCEYRKIAFSTIVITVINLILNLIIRSIFHVDRPFVHNKVNLLLPHDTASSFPSNHATGTMSIALGLGKYNRILGMIMTILSIIVSFSRVYVGHHYPMDIIGAYIIVYATSYIYNLKLRSKAENLYEIVEKKIATILEGIPSLVSRTEK
- a CDS encoding recombinase family protein → MKNKIFAYIRVSSKDQNTDRQMDAINEYCKSNDINLDERDIYTDKASGKNFNREKYQALKINFREGDTLIIKELDRLGRDMVMIKEEWHELTKSHINIVVIDTPILNTTNKTDLEKSLISNIVFELLAYMAQKERLKIKQRQSEGIAAARAKGKHLGRPKAEYPSNWNEVIPKWENGEITAVEAMKFLNLKKNTFYKLTKKLRNEKRNKEIKKLLS